The DNA sequence CCGGTAGGCGGTGGCGGGTTGTTGTTATGCTGGTCTGAACGCCTCCGGGTGTTTCCGGGGATGTAGTTCAATGGCAGAACTTCAGCTTCCCAAGCTGATAGCGCGGGTTCGATTCCCGTCATCCCCTCCACAAAACCCCCGGTTTTCCGGGGGTTTTCTCGTTTCCGGCAACACGTCACGCCATGTCGCGCCACAGCTATGTGTACACCTATGTGTACACCGCGCAGGCGTAGTCTGTAGCGATGCCGAAGGCTCGTGAGCATGGCCAGGGGGCGCTCTACTGGGTTCCGTCGCGGAAAATGTGGCGCGCAGTCATCGATATCGGCTTCGATCCGGCCACCGGAAGGCGGCTACAGAAGGCCCGGATGTCGAAAACGAAGGATGGGGCCGTCAAGAAGCTGAATCAGATGCTTCGGGAGAAGGAGTCGCTCGGAATCGTTCTCGATCGCTCCGTACGCGTAGGCGAACTAGCCAACGCCTGGCTTGAGGATGTCGGGCAGCGCGGGCGCCCGCGCACAATCGCCAATTACCGGTCGCACGTGAAGGCCAACATCAACCCGACCCTCGGGAACCGAATCGCCGCTGACCTCACGCCGGCGGACATCCGGCGCATGCACGCGGCGATGCGCCGGCGCGGCGTCGAAGACGCGACCGTCGCCGGCGCACATCGCACCCTCGTCACCCTGCTGGAGCACGCCAGAGCCGAACGGATAATTGCTGACAACATCGCAGCCCTCAATCCGCCCCGGAGGACGCGCGCATCGAAGTCCCGATCCTCGCTCTCCCGTGCCGAAGCGAAGTCTCTGCTCGAACTGGGCGACGCCCGGTGGACGACGGCCCTGCTCACCGGGCTGCGCAGCGGAGAGGCACGTGCACTCCGATGGTCAGAGCTTGATCTAGACGCCGGAGTCGCGAAAGTCTCGTGGTCGCTGACCGACGCGGAGTACGCGCACGGCTGCGCCGGAACGTGCGGGCGAAAGATTCCTGGCGCGTGCCCGGAGCGTCAACTCGTGCTGGCTCCCGACTTGGAATTCGAACACCTTGAAGGTCGCCACGTCATCGTGCGTCCGAAGAACAGCTCCGCGCGCGAAGTCCCTCTTACCGCAGATATGCGACGGCAGCTCGAGCAATTGCACTCCGCCCGGAGCGGGCCAAACAATCATGACTTGGTTTGGCCGCGTGAAAACGGAAGCCCCAAGACGAATGCAGACGACAACATTGACCTGCGCTCGGCACTCGCGCGAGCCGGAGTCGACCGCCCCACCGCCACCACACATTGGCTCCGTCACTCCTATGTGACGCTTTCGGAGCACGCGGGAATTCCCTGGGCTGCGTTCTCGGGCGTGAGCGGCCACAGCACTCCGGAAGCCTCCGATCCGTATCGCCATGTTCTCACCACAGAAGGCCGGCAGGCCGTTGAGAGCCTGGCAGCGTGGCTCGACGCGGACTGAGGACCAACCAGCTGACTGAACATCTTGAGGTCACGGGATCGACGCCCGTCGGAGCCACTGGGACCCTTGTGTGACTTCTACACACGGGGGTTTCTTCATGCCCTGATCAACAGCCATTTCCCGAGACGCGAGACTCATCGCCCACGCGCAGTCGCGATGCGGTCAGTGGCCTTTCCTGCGCGAAAGCAGAATCTTGTGCCGGGATTGTGCCGGGGGCTCAACGCAACCGGACCGTTCGCAGACGCGAATGCTCGTTGGCGCCGACCTACGAAGGTCCCCGGAGCAGCGTTACACCGCTGAACATTTCGACTGCCGGGCTTCGGCGGCCCGGTTATGGGCGGCAATCCTGAGACGTACCGTCACGGCATGAGCCTGGTGGAGCGATCAGATAGCCGCTGCGGACTCGCGTGTGCTTTCAGGCCACCGTGAGCAGCGACGAGCAGGCTGACGAGTGGCGTCCGCGCAGCGCGGGCGGCCGCTCGTCAGCTGGGAAGATCAATTGAGACGGCTTAGCACTGTTACTCGGTGATGGCATCCCGACGCGACTGGCCGGCAAGCGAACTCGAGCAGCAGCTTCAGGACGCGGAGATGGATATGTCGTCAGTCGGATCGGGGCGGGACTCTTCGCCAAGGTTGTTTGATCCGCGGTCAAGTCTGCCGACAATCGCGCGGCGGGTTGTCCCGCAGCTCTGTGTCGAGCTGTGAGCGCTGTCGGTTAGAACTCGCCGATCGCGAGTCCGAGTCGCAGGTAGAGGTCCGTGATGGCTTCGTCGTTTGCCCGGTACTTGACCCAAATACCGCGCCGCTCGCCCATGTTAGGGGGGTCAGCGATAACGAGGCCGGCTCGTTCGAGATCCGAAAGGTAGGCGTGAATCGTTGTTGACCGGACGCCGAGAGCCTCGGAAATGGAGGCCGAAGTCGCGTCTGGATTGGCGCGCAGGAAGCGGAGAACGCTGGTCCGGATGAGGTTTCCGAGGAGAGCGACCGGCTCTTGGGCCTCCTCGGACCCATTGGGTTGAGCGACTCTGGGCATGGCCCCCATTGTGGCAGTCGGACTTTAGAGCGTCGAGACAGCCAATCTTGTTTAGCCGTTTACTCCTCTCCAATATTCCTATAGCGTTTTCTTCATGAGCATGGCGGTGGTGCAGAGAACGGCTGGTTCTGCCGGTCGCGGGCGCGCGCTGTCCTCCGAAGTTCCTACAGACAACGCCCCCCTTTCGGGCGTAATGAGATCTCTGGCACAGTCGGGCCGAGCCACGTTTCCCCCCGCACGTCGAGCGCAACGGATTATCCACAGTCTTGCGGTCGAACCTTTTGGGTTGGCCGAGTTCGTGCTTAGGATGCCCGGACAGCGACCTTCGATCGTGCTCGCCCGCTCTTGGAATGTCGCCGCCCTGTTGCAGCGGGAAGGCGCACAATGATGTCGACACCGGGGTCGAACCGCAGTGGAATCGCGTGGGCGATCGCGGGCGGTGTCGTCTTGATTGCCGGGATCGTCGCCATCATCGTCGCCGCCCTGACGTCGCAGAGCTCACCACAGGAGGCACCGACACAGAGCTGGGGAGGGAGTTCCTCCACGCCCGCCGCTACCTCCGAAAGCCCCGTCGCAGAGGGCACTATGGTCGACGCCTCCGTACGGGAACGTGGGTGGATCGCGGAGCCGATCACCTCCGACGCGCAGACGTACATGGTGGCAGCGCTGCAAGCGGCATCCACGTTCGACACAACGAAGGCGCCTCGCGAGGACTGGCTGGGCTACCTCGATAACTGGTTCACCCCCGACACCAGATACACGGCCGGGGCTGATCAGCTCGCCGCGATGGAAGCCTCGCAGGTTGAGCTTCGCCAGGGCGTTGTTCTGCCCAAGGAGCAATGGGACGACCTGGCTCGTGAGGACGGGAGGGTGACCGCCAGTGTCGGCGAGATCGCGCTTGTACCTGTGACAGAGGATCCGTCGGGCGACATGTCGATCGGGACCGCGGACGTCACGCTCACGTTCACCCGCTCTGACGGTGCGGACGGTGAGGTTTCGTACGAGGAGCAGGTCCGGGTCAGCGTGCAGGTGCTCTGCGGCCCGGGCTCGGTCCCCACCTCGGGGACTAGGCAACGGTCCGGGGATTGCAAGGTGGTGCGGTACTTCACGGAGCCGTTGGAGCCCTGAGATGGGTGCCCCGGTCGCCGCCACCGCCGCTCTCGTCAAGACGAGAACGGGCCGGAAGATTGCGACCGGCGCTCTTGCCTTTGTGCTCCTCATCAACGCGCTGATTCTCACGCCGCTCATCGCGATCCCCCTCGCGGTTGCCGGCAGTGCAACGGCGAATGCTGTGTCATCGCCTGCCGGCGGTGGTCCCGTCGTGAGCGGCGAATGGGGATACCCGCTCTCTGGTGATTTTTCCAAGGGACGCGGATACGGATACAACCCCGTCGAGGGCTGCGGGTTCTGCTCAACCGACCACAAGGGCTACGACATGGCCCAAGGCTGCGGCGCAACCATCTACGCCGTCGGCCCCGGAACAGTCCTCACCGCCGGCGCCTACCAGGGATACGGGAACACGGTCCGCATCGACCACGGCAACAACCTGACCAGTCTCTACGGACACATGGAATGGGGCTCCCTCCGCGTCGCGGAAGGACAGTCCGTCACCGCAGGAACGCCGATCGGCGCGGAAGGTAACACCGGCAATTCCTTCGGCTGCCACTTGCATTTCGAACTTCGCGACTCCGGCACACCGATAGATCCGCAGCCCTTCATGGCCGCCCGCGGCCTCCCCCTGAAGTAGTCACCCATAAGGAGCGCACCATGCCCACACGCCCATCCCCCACGGACGTCACCATCCCCGACATCCAACCGGACTTCAGCGCCCCATTCTTTGCCGGCTTCCAAACCGTCGCGTCCTACATCCTCGCCGGCGCACTGCTCGTCGTCCTGATCATGCTCATCATCGCCGGCGCCGCCCTCGCCTTCCGCGGATTAGCCTCCGACCGCATACGCACGTGGGCGGGTGAGAACATCCTCTGGATCTTCATCGCCGCCGCCGTCCTCGGTGCCGCATCCGGCCTCTTCGGCTGGTTCGTCAACTTCGACTTCGGCTTCTAATGCCCACGTTCCGCGCTCTCATCCTTGGCACCCTCATCGGCGCCGCCATCGCCATCAGCACAATCGCGCCGGCATCTGCAGCGGAGCCGGCCGGGGCCGTCAGAAACGAGTCGATTAACGCGGCAGCAGTAGAGGTCGCGGGCGCAACCTGGTCCGCACCCGCCTACCCCGTGGACTGCGAGGAAGTAGACCGGCAGATCTCCTGCACTCCGGTCGACGCGACGAGTGTCACGGCGCAGCGGTGCTTTACGGGAGTCGTCCTGAACGGAGGGCCATCGATCATCTGCACGACGTACGAGGGGCACATTAATGCGATCCAGGCAGCCGGGGGACGAGAGCTCCTCGTGAAGTACGGGTGCAGTCTCGGCGACGCGGTGTGCGTCACGTTCGAGAGCGCGGGGCGCGGATTGGCGATGTCAGCGACAGCGATGATGTTCGTCGTCGCGGCGAACATGCAGTTCGATACGTCGACGCTGTTGTGGACGGCGGCGGTGGGTGAGTGGTCGTTCTGGCAGTGGGCGATCCTGATCGTCACGTTTGGGGCGATGGTGTGGGCGGTTGCTGCGGCCGTCGTCTCCGGTGACCGTGACGAGTTGGTCGGCGCGCTGGTGCGGTCCTTCATCGCGATTCCTGCGGTGCCGATCAGCCTGTGGCTGACCGGGCACCTGCTGAACTCCGTCGATCAGATGACCTGGTACATCCTGCACCGAGACGGGGTCGGCGGGCTTTTCGCGACCCTGCAATCAGTGATGTGGGCAGGTGGGCAGGCGAACTACTTCTTCGCGTTCATCATCCACGGGATGTTGATGATCGGGATGCTGCTGCTGATGCTGGTGTTCGCATTCCGCAACATCGTCCTTGCCGCGCTGATCGCCGTCGGACCCGTGGCGTGGATGATGTTCCCCCTGCGCGGCATCGGCCCCCAGTGGGTGGTCCGATATGTGTCCGCGATCGTGGTGCTGCTGCTGACCGGGCCCTTGACGGTCGGGTTCGTGATGCTGATCGTCAACGGCCTCGCCGGGGTGAAGACAATCTGGGATCCGCAGTCCTGGCCGCTGCTGATCGGCCTCGTCCTGGTCGCGTTCGCGCCGTTCGCCTTGTTTGGGCTGTTCAGCTTCGTCGGCGCCGTTGCCGCCGACGGGGTCGGCTCCCACCTCGGCACCCGCGGAGGGCAAGTGGCCTCCCGCGCCGCCAGGTCCGCCGTGAGCATCCCGTCCCGCATCGGAGCCCTACCCTCCGGCGTCCGCCCCGGCGGCAGCTCCCCCACCGCCACTCGCCCGTCGTCCTCCACGGCGACGCGTGTTTCGGGGGCGCGCCGAGCCGCGAACTCCCCCGCACAGGCCCGGACCCCCATGCCTTCTCGCTCCGCAGGGAGTTCTCCCGCGTCGGTCGCTTCGCCGCCGCAACCTCCGTCGACCCCTGCCGGCGCGCCCACTGATCGGAAACCGTCATGACTTACACCCCCGACATCGCCCGCCCCGTCCGCCTGCCCCGCCGTTCCCGGCAAGGCGTCGTGATGGGTCTGGACCCGTGGCAGCTGGTCTTCCTCGCCCTCGCCGGCCTGATCGTCCTGGTCGCCGTGAACAGGTTCGGGCCCGTCGGACTGCTGTGGACGGCACCTCTCTACTTGGGGTTCGGGGTGACGGCGCTGACGAGCATCCACGGGGTATCCACGCCGAAAATGGCGGGCCTGTGGCTGATGAAGCAGGTCCGCCACCTGGGCGGCGCGACCCGGCAGGCGTACCGGCCGGAACGCACCCAGCTCGCCGCGACGCTGAACCTCCCCGGCACGCGCGCGTCGATCCAACTGTGGGAGGTCGATGAGGTCGCGGCGGTGTACAACCCGCACGACCGATCCGTGTCGGTGATCGCCGAACTCGAAGTGCAGGGATTCCTCATGCACGACGTCACCGAACGGTACGACCTCGCCGAGCAGTTCGACCGGGTCCTCGGGCCCCTCACCCAGCGGCCCGGGATCAAACGGGTCACTCTGCAGGAGCGGACCTTGCCGACCACGATCCGCGCCGCCCGAGAGCACTACGACACGGTCCGGATCCTGCGGGACCTGGACCCCGACTCCCCGGTCGCGAAAAACTACGACGAGGTCATGGACCGGTCCGAGCGGTTCGAGGTCGCGCACCGCAACTACATCACCTTCACCCTGGACCTCGTCACCCTCGGTGCGCAGCTGAAGTCCCTCGGCGGCGGGAGGGAGGCGATCCTCGCCCTGGCGGCGTTGGAGTCCGCGAACCTCGCCGACGCCCTGTCGGCGGCGAAGATCACCGTCCGCCGGTGGCTGACCGCCCGCGATGTCGCCGCGCTGGGGCGGTTGGCGTTCGACCCGGAGTTCGCTGCGACCGTGCAGAACCGACCAGACGAGCTGACCGGGGTGGACCCGGTCGGGATTGGGCCGATGTTCCTGGAGGAACCAAGAGGTCGCAACAGCATCGTGGTCACCGACTCCGGGGTGCACACGACCATGTGGGTCCACGAGTGGCCGCGCGCGGACGCCCCGGTCGGTTTCCTCTCCCCGATCGTGTTCGCCCGCCACCCCCACACCGGGGAGGCGATCACCCACATCTTCTCCATCGTCCTCACCCCCGTCCCCGTCGCCAAAGCCCTCAAGCGCATCCGGGAGGAGAAGAAGGTGTGGCGCGGCAACGAGAAGCTCCGCGCCAAGCGGAGTGCGGACGGGTCGGCGGCGGACGCGGCAGACTGGAAAGCGTTGGAACAGCAGGAGCAGGAAATCGCCAACGGTCACGGCGAATTCCGGTACGGCGGCTACCTGACCATCAGCGCCCCGGACGAGGAGCAGCTGAATCAGGCGATCGCCGGGATGCGCAACGCCCTGTCGCGGGCCGGGATGGAAGCGCAGACCCTGTACTGCCAGCAGGCCGAAGCGCTCATGGTGAACGCGCTGCCGATCGGGTTGGGGATGAAATGACCCGCCACACCGTCACCTTCACCCCCAGCACCGCCAGCCGCGCCGAAAAGCGCGCCGCCCGCCTCGAGGCAGCCCGCGCCCGCCTCGAGGACCGCCCGGTCCGCTCCACCCGCAAAGACCGCTCACTCCCCGAACCCGCGATCGGGGGTCCGTTCGGCCCGGGGCTGATCCAGGGCGGCTACTGGAACCTCGCCCGCACGCTGATCCCGGCTCATCAGGCGACCTCGCAGCACATCGCCGGGATCTACCCGTTCGTCGCCGACTCCGGGCTCGGGCACCGTGGCCCGGTGATCGGGGTGGACCTGAACGCGGACGCGCTCTGGCACTTCTCCCCCTGGGAGTCCTACATCGACTCCTCCACAAGAGGCACGTTCAGCACCAACATCCTCGTCCTCGGCGCGTACCGGTCCGGGAAGTCGGGGACGATCAAGGCACTCACCACCCGGTCGATCGCGTTCGGTCACCAGGTTGTGGTGCCGTCTGATCCGAAGGGGGAATGGGTCACCGTCGCCGAGGCGATCCCTGGGGGGAGAGTGATTCGCCTCGGCGGCGGCACCGGCACACGCCTGAACCCCCTCGACCGCGGCCCCCGACGTTCGGATAGCACCGATGAGCAGCACGAGCAGATGGTCAAGCAACGCCGCATCGGCACACTGATCGCCCTGGTGGAGATGACCCTCGGGGGCAGGCTCACCGCCGTCGAGCACGGTGCGATCCTGGACGCGCTGGACCGGTGCGTCGCCCGCACCGACGATCACCCCACCCTCCGTGGGGTGTACGAAGAACTCGGCCGGCTCGCCGCCGACCAGACCGCCGCGTTCCGGGCGGCGGAAGGGGCCATGCAACCCCGGTTCGTGCTGCGCCGGTTCGTCGAAGGAGACCTGTCGGGGCTGTTCGAAGACGAGTCAACCGTCGAGTTCGACCAGGACGCCCCGATCGTCGTCACCGACACTTCCGAGCTGTTCGCCCGCGGGGACCTCGCCGCTCAGCTCACGCAGGTGTGCTCAACCGCGTGGATCCAGGCGGTGATCAGCGACCGCGCCGCCCGCCGCACCCGCTACGTCGTCCGAGAAGAAGGCTGGCGGGACATGACCTCCCTGGCGTCGCTGCGAATGTTCCAGCAGTGGCTGAAACTATCCCGCCACTACGGGATCAGCAACATCGTCATCCTGCACAAGATGGGCGACCTCGACGCGGTCGGCGACGCGGACTCCCTCGAACGGTCCCTCGCCTACTCGATCGTCGGCGACATCGAGAACAAGTTCATCTTCCGCGTCAACCACCAAGAACAACCCGCCCTCCGCGACCGGCTCAGCCTTCCCCCCGCCCACGTGGACCTTGCCCGGCAACTCCGCAAAGGCGAGTTCCTCGCGTACGTCGGCCAGTTCTCCTACCTCGTCGACTGCTTCGCGACCACCACCGCGTGGGAGTACGACCTATTCAAAACCGACGACGCGGTCTCCCCCGCCGACCGCGACGACACCCCCATCCCCGCTCTGACGGACATGGACGCGTGCTGGCCGGAACCGGCCCAGCCGGATAACACCCTGGACGGGTGGCTCCGCTCGCTCGAGAAGGAAGAGTCATGACCACCCTCACCCACCCCCGCGCGTTCGCGACCGTCACCGGCCCCACCGCCACCTTCACCACCCCCGACGGGCGCACCGAACCCGTCACCGCACACAGCGGCGAAGACATCCGCACCGCAATCGTCCGCCTCGCCACAAGAGAGGCACGCCGCACCGGCGCCCCGGTGGAACTAGTCACCTCCGGCGACCGCGGCGAACACCACCTCCTCATCGGCATCACCGGACCCCTCGGCCCCCTACCCACCACACCCACCCACACACCCGAACTCACGAGCGGGGAAGCGCACGCGGCGCCGGCGGAAGGCGTGCCGGCGGAAGCTTCCGGGGCCGACCACGCGCTCAGGAGGGAGGTGAGGGAACGGGCTCCGCAGCCCGCACAGGACACCACTCCGAGCACGCCCGCTGCGGAGCTCCCCGCCCGCCCCACCTTCCTCACCCCCACCCCCGCATCGACCACGCCGACCGGGGGGTGGCGGGGAGTGCTGTGCCGGCTCGGGATCCGCACAGCGCCGTCGCGGGCGGAGCAGGAGCGCCGCGCGCGGGTGGAGGTGGTGTCCCGGCACTGGGCCGGATGCCGCACCATCGCGGTGGTGAACGGGAAAGGCGGGGTCGGGAAGACGATGACCACCGCGATGCTCGCCGCCGTGTTCGCCCGCCACGGCGGCGGCGGGGTGCTCGCGTGGGACAACAACGACACCCGCGGCACCCTCGGGTGGCGGACCCAGCAGGGCCGGTACGACACGACCCTCCGGGACCTCCTCCCCGCCGCGCCCGACCTGCTCTCCCCCACCGCCGGGGTGTCGGAGATCACCCGGTTTGTCCACCACCAGCCGGCCGACCGGTACGACGTGCTCCGCTCCAACCCCGAACTGCTGGCCACCGACCAGCGGATCGCAACGCCAGAGTTCGACCTGCTCATGAAGGTCGCCGCCCGCTACTACCGGCTGGTGATCTTCGACTCCGGCAACGACGAGTCCGCCGACCGGTGGCTGCGGATGATCGACTCATCCCACCAGCTCGTCCTCCCGACCCTCGCCGCCCCCGAATCCGCCGAATCCGCAGCCCTCCTGCTGGATGCGCTCCGCGCCCGCGACGCCCGCTCCGCCGCCCTCGCCGACCGTGCCGTCGTCATCGTCACCGAATCCGAACCCTCCACGATCGCCGCCCGCCGGATCGCCGAGAAGTTCGCCGGGCATGTCCGGCAGGTGGAGATCATCCCGTTCGACCCCGCGTTGAAATCCGGCCCGCTCCGGTTCGAGGCCCTGCACCGACGCACCCAGGACGCCTGGGTTCGCGCCGCCGCGGCCACCGCCGAAACCCTCTGACGGAGCAGCGCCATGAACCAGGGGATGCTCGGGAAGGCGGTTGCCGTCGGGATCGCGGCGGCGGTGGTGCTATCCCTACTGTTCGGGCTTCTCACCGACGCCGTCACGCTCCTGGTCTGTGGGACCCGACCGGACGCGGTGAACCTGTTCTCCGGGCTGTGGCTCGCCGCCACCGGCGACCCGGCCGCCTACACCGCACCCGACGGGTGCGGGTTCCAGGTGACGCTGATCCGGGTCGCGGATCTGGTCGCACTGCTGCTCGTTGCCGGTGCGGTGGTGTGGGTGGTGGTGGCGGTGCGGCGGTACCGGCAGTCGGACCGGTCCTTCATCGCTGACCTCCGCACCCGTCCCGGGTTTGCCGGGGTCGGGGAGATCCGGGAGCATCTCTCCGGCAAAGCCGTCCTCCGGCGTGCCCGGCAGCTGCGGCCGGACCTGACCCACCCTGCCCCGTCTGATGTCGGGTGGCGGGTCGGGCGGTCGCGAGGGACGGACGTGTACGTGTCGATCGAAGACTCGGTCGCCCTCGAAGGGCCACCCCGGTCCGGGAAGGGATACCGGGTGCTGATCTCCGCGATCGTGGACTGGTCCGGCCCCCTGATCACTACCTCCACCACTAACGATAATCTCACCGCCACCCTGCGGATGCGGCAGCGCCGCGGTGACGTGCACGTCTTCGACCCGCAACGCCTCTCCGGCATCCGCCACCCCCTCCGCGTCAACCCGATCACCGGATGCGACGACCCGCTGGTGGCAATGCAACGCGGCTCCGCGATCATCACCGGCACCGCCCTCGGTGCGTCGACCACAAACGGGGAATGGGCGCAAGCCTCCGGTGTCGTCCTCGGCCGGCTGCTGCACGCCGCCGCCGTCGGAGGCATGAGCATCGGAGAGGTGTACAACTGGGGCACCAGCCCCGGGCAAGCCCGTGACGCCGTCGACATCCTCCGCGGCGCCGGCGCTCCCGGGTGGGGAGACAACCTCGAAGCCGTCCTCGCCGGCGATGACAAACTCGTCTCCTCCATCTGGTTCGGCGTGCAAGGCGCCGTCGCCCCCCTCGCTGTCCCGCAGATCCGCGACGCCCTCCTGCCCGGCCCCGGAGACCTCGTCTTCGACCCGGAAGAGTTCCTGGACGCCGCGAACACCCTCTACCTGATCGGGTCATCTTCCGGGGCGGCGGCGATGGGCGGGTGGCTGAGCGCCCTACTTGATGACATCGTCGAGGTGGCCCGCACCCGCGCGCTCGCCACCCCCGGCTCCCGACTCACCCACCCGCTCGGGCTGATCCTGGACGAAATCGTCAACATGTTCCGGTGGGGGAACCTGCCCCGCATCATGGCCGACGGCGGCGGACGTGGGATCTGCACCTTTGTTGTCCTGCAAGCCCTCTCCCAAGCAGAGACCGCCTGGTCACGTGCGGAAGCGGACACGATCTGGGCGGCCGCGACCGCCAAAGTGCTTCTCGGCGGCGCGAGCCACGTCGACCATCTCCGCGACATCGAGACGCTACTCGGCACCCGCGACACCCACCGCACCCAACGCTCCTGGTCCGCCCACCAGGCAGGGCACAACACCAGCGAACAGCACGAACGCCGCCCGCTGATGTCGGTCGACGAGATCCGCCGCATGCCGCAAGATCTCGGGCTCCTCGCCTACCGGAACCGTCGCGGCGTGCTTCTGGACCTCGCTGGGTGGGACGAACGCGCCGATGCCCGTCACATCGCCACCGGCAAACGCGCGACCGAAGCGGAACAGCACACCGTCTTCACCGACACCCTCCACCCCCGCACCCGCACCGCCACGCGACCCGACTCCGTTCCGGGAGGTGAGGACGGGTGACCAATCGACGCCGGCCCGGGCTGGTGAACGTGTACCGGGGTGAGTTTCTGCACACGAAGGTGTGGTTCGCCCGCCGCGACCGGTGGTTCCGCGAAGAACACGCCACCGGCCGTTCCCTGGAATGCGCCGGGTGCGCCCGCCCCGCCGACAAACGCGAGCTCGAGCTGCACCATCTGGACTACTCCGGTGTCATCTTGCAGGACGGTACCTGGCGGGCTGTCGAGGTTCACGACGACCTGGTCCCCATGCACCCGTACTGTCACGAGCTCCTGCACCGGCTGATCGACCGCGACTTCGTCCT is a window from the Microbacterium lacus genome containing:
- a CDS encoding tyrosine-type recombinase/integrase produces the protein MPKAREHGQGALYWVPSRKMWRAVIDIGFDPATGRRLQKARMSKTKDGAVKKLNQMLREKESLGIVLDRSVRVGELANAWLEDVGQRGRPRTIANYRSHVKANINPTLGNRIAADLTPADIRRMHAAMRRRGVEDATVAGAHRTLVTLLEHARAERIIADNIAALNPPRRTRASKSRSSLSRAEAKSLLELGDARWTTALLTGLRSGEARALRWSELDLDAGVAKVSWSLTDAEYAHGCAGTCGRKIPGACPERQLVLAPDLEFEHLEGRHVIVRPKNSSAREVPLTADMRRQLEQLHSARSGPNNHDLVWPRENGSPKTNADDNIDLRSALARAGVDRPTATTHWLRHSYVTLSEHAGIPWAAFSGVSGHSTPEASDPYRHVLTTEGRQAVESLAAWLDAD
- a CDS encoding helix-turn-helix domain-containing protein, which produces MPRVAQPNGSEEAQEPVALLGNLIRTSVLRFLRANPDATSASISEALGVRSTTIHAYLSDLERAGLVIADPPNMGERRGIWVKYRANDEAITDLYLRLGLAIGEF
- a CDS encoding M23 family metallopeptidase — its product is MGAPVAATAALVKTRTGRKIATGALAFVLLINALILTPLIAIPLAVAGSATANAVSSPAGGGPVVSGEWGYPLSGDFSKGRGYGYNPVEGCGFCSTDHKGYDMAQGCGATIYAVGPGTVLTAGAYQGYGNTVRIDHGNNLTSLYGHMEWGSLRVAEGQSVTAGTPIGAEGNTGNSFGCHLHFELRDSGTPIDPQPFMAARGLPLK
- a CDS encoding SCO6880 family protein: MTYTPDIARPVRLPRRSRQGVVMGLDPWQLVFLALAGLIVLVAVNRFGPVGLLWTAPLYLGFGVTALTSIHGVSTPKMAGLWLMKQVRHLGGATRQAYRPERTQLAATLNLPGTRASIQLWEVDEVAAVYNPHDRSVSVIAELEVQGFLMHDVTERYDLAEQFDRVLGPLTQRPGIKRVTLQERTLPTTIRAAREHYDTVRILRDLDPDSPVAKNYDEVMDRSERFEVAHRNYITFTLDLVTLGAQLKSLGGGREAILALAALESANLADALSAAKITVRRWLTARDVAALGRLAFDPEFAATVQNRPDELTGVDPVGIGPMFLEEPRGRNSIVVTDSGVHTTMWVHEWPRADAPVGFLSPIVFARHPHTGEAITHIFSIVLTPVPVAKALKRIREEKKVWRGNEKLRAKRSADGSAADAADWKALEQQEQEIANGHGEFRYGGYLTISAPDEEQLNQAIAGMRNALSRAGMEAQTLYCQQAEALMVNALPIGLGMK
- a CDS encoding ParA family protein, yielding MTTLTHPRAFATVTGPTATFTTPDGRTEPVTAHSGEDIRTAIVRLATREARRTGAPVELVTSGDRGEHHLLIGITGPLGPLPTTPTHTPELTSGEAHAAPAEGVPAEASGADHALRREVRERAPQPAQDTTPSTPAAELPARPTFLTPTPASTTPTGGWRGVLCRLGIRTAPSRAEQERRARVEVVSRHWAGCRTIAVVNGKGGVGKTMTTAMLAAVFARHGGGGVLAWDNNDTRGTLGWRTQQGRYDTTLRDLLPAAPDLLSPTAGVSEITRFVHHQPADRYDVLRSNPELLATDQRIATPEFDLLMKVAARYYRLVIFDSGNDESADRWLRMIDSSHQLVLPTLAAPESAESAALLLDALRARDARSAALADRAVVIVTESEPSTIAARRIAEKFAGHVRQVEIIPFDPALKSGPLRFEALHRRTQDAWVRAAAATAETL
- a CDS encoding type IV secretory system conjugative DNA transfer family protein: MNQGMLGKAVAVGIAAAVVLSLLFGLLTDAVTLLVCGTRPDAVNLFSGLWLAATGDPAAYTAPDGCGFQVTLIRVADLVALLLVAGAVVWVVVAVRRYRQSDRSFIADLRTRPGFAGVGEIREHLSGKAVLRRARQLRPDLTHPAPSDVGWRVGRSRGTDVYVSIEDSVALEGPPRSGKGYRVLISAIVDWSGPLITTSTTNDNLTATLRMRQRRGDVHVFDPQRLSGIRHPLRVNPITGCDDPLVAMQRGSAIITGTALGASTTNGEWAQASGVVLGRLLHAAAVGGMSIGEVYNWGTSPGQARDAVDILRGAGAPGWGDNLEAVLAGDDKLVSSIWFGVQGAVAPLAVPQIRDALLPGPGDLVFDPEEFLDAANTLYLIGSSSGAAAMGGWLSALLDDIVEVARTRALATPGSRLTHPLGLILDEIVNMFRWGNLPRIMADGGGRGICTFVVLQALSQAETAWSRAEADTIWAAATAKVLLGGASHVDHLRDIETLLGTRDTHRTQRSWSAHQAGHNTSEQHERRPLMSVDEIRRMPQDLGLLAYRNRRGVLLDLAGWDERADARHIATGKRATEAEQHTVFTDTLHPRTRTATRPDSVPGGEDG